From a single Leopardus geoffroyi isolate Oge1 chromosome E1, O.geoffroyi_Oge1_pat1.0, whole genome shotgun sequence genomic region:
- the EVPL gene encoding envoplakin isoform X2 — protein sequence MQANADQVERDILETQKKLQQDRVHGEQDQALKHRQEVGRSLKEAEVLLKDLFLDVDKARRLKHPQAEEIEKDIKQLHERVTQACAEYRALYEKMVLPPAVGPRVDWARVLEQKQKQVREGRYGPGMAQLEEQIAEHNILQKEIEAYGQQLRNLIGQDAATIRSQYRDLLKAASWRGQSLGSLYTHLQGCTRQLNALAQQQQGILQQDWSDLMADPEGVRREYEHFKQHELLSQEQSVNQLEDDGERMVELGHPAVGPIQTHQEALKTAWQNFLNLCICQESQLQHVETYRQFQEEADSVSQTLAKLNSSLDTQYSPAPGGPPGAPTELLQQLEAEKKQLAVAEKTVGDLQRRSHQVAPLQQRRNPPQQPLPVDSICDWDSEEVQLLRGERYVLMDNTDQHTWVVQGPGGETKRAPAACFCIPAPDPEAVARASKLASELQALKQKLATVQSHLTASTTQPLQTGQQAPAGSAPEDPQAQKLLTQMTRLDGDLGQIERQVLAWARAPLSRTEPLEDLEGRIQSHKGTAQRLQSLGAEKEAAQQECEAFLSGQPVGPVALHLPVVLNSVKNKYSDVQVLCNLYGEKARAALGLERQIQDTERVIRDLESSVAQEAPLPASPGALQERVSELQRLRRELLEQQACVLGLHRELKATEHACSTLQNSFREFCQDLPHQQRQARALTDRYHAVGDQLDLREKMLQDASLTYQQFKNCRDNLSFWLEHLPHNQVRPSDGPSQVAYKLQAQKRLQQEIQGREQDRAMASRLSQDLQAALQDYALQADTYRCSLETTQAGSAPKRPRVAPLQESIQAQEKNLTKAYTEVAAACQQQLNQLEFARRMLEKKELSEDIQVTHDARQGSEGPARAGKDSEALKSQLEEERKRVAQVQHELEEQRNRLLQLRTQRPSERLEEKEVVEFYRDPQLESDLSRVKSQVDDEGKKRASLQADLEAVAQQVVQLESQRRAMQPHLLTKEVTQIERDPDLDGQAAQLGREIQHLRGQNATVSVRLEELKKELLALEKKEPNVKEKVVVKEVVKVEKDLEMLKAAQALRLQLEEDTVRRKGAEEAVAKLRARLGELERAIGAVEPKVIVKEVKKVERDPGLLEEAARLRSLLEETRSENATLARELEELRGRHGAAEKQRPKVELQERVHETFQVAPETQQEMARLRAQLQETAGKRSRAEQEVAALLPDLAALRAQKPAVEYKEVTQEVVKHERSPEVLREIDHLKAQLNELVNGGGRAQEQLIRLRGERDEWKRERSKVETKTVNKEVVRHEKDPVLEKEAARLRQEVREAAQKRRAAEDAVSELQSKYLLLERRRPEEKVVVQEVVVTRKDPKLREDHGRLSRSLDEEAGRRRQLEREVQQLQAGVQEKEGLLGFQEDRGKKLAAERELRRLSLKIRELEERPPVPQEKIIMEEVVKLEKDPDLEKSTEALRQDLDQEKARVTGLHRECKNLRVQIDVLQTTKAQEKTIYKEVIRVEKDRVLEGERSRAWEALNRERAARQSREEEARHLRERIDKAEALRKTRAREEAELQKGRDQAAQERRQLQQELRELEKQKQQTVLHLQEEAQLLSRRTESERQKAAQRGQELSQLEAAILREKDQIHEKERTLRDLHAKVSREELNQETQTRETNLSTKISILEPETGKDMSPYEAYKKGIIDRGQYLQLQELECDWEEVTTSGPCGEESVLLDRKSGKQYSIEAALRCRRISKEEYHLYRDGRLPISEFALLVAGETKPCSSLSIGSIISKSPLASPAPQGTGFFSPSLSLGLGDDSFPIAGIYDTTTDNKCTIKTAVAKNMLDPITGQKLLEAQAATGGIIDLLSRERYSVHKAMERGLIENTSTQRLLNAQKAFTGIEDPVTKKRLSVGEAVQKGWMPRESVLPHLQVQHLTGGLIDPKRTGRIPVPQAVLSGMISEELAQLLQDESGYEKDLTDPLSKERMSYKEAMGRCRRDPLSGLLLLPAALEGYRCYRAASPSVLRSLPLR from the exons ATGCAGGCCAATGCCGACCAGGTGGAGAGGGACATCCTGGAGACCCAGAAGAAACTGCAGCAG GACCGAGTGCACGGCGAGCAGGACCAGGCCCTGAAGCACCGGCAGGAGGTGGGCCGCAGCCTGAAGGAGGCCGAGGTGCTGCTGAAGGACCTCTTCCTGGACGTGGACAAGGCCCGGCGGCTCAAGCACCCGCAGGCCGAGGAGATCGAGAAGGA CATCAAGCAGCTGCACGAGCGGGTGACCCAGGCGTGTGCCGAGTACCGCGCCCTGTACGAGAAGATGGTGCTGCCCCCCGCCGTGGGGCCCAGAGTCGACTGGGCACGGGTGCTGGAGCAGAAACAG AAGCAGGTGCGCGAGGGCCGGTACGGGCCCGGCATGGCCCAGCTGGAAGAGCAGATTGCCGAGCACAACATCCTGCAGAAGGAGATCGAGGCCTACGGGCAGCAGCTGCGGAACCTCATCGGGCAG GACGCAGCTACCATCCGGAGCCAATACCGGGACCTCCTG AAGGCGGCCTCGTGGCGCGGGCAGAGCCTGGGCAGCCTGTACACGCACCTGCAGGGCTGCACGCGCCAGCTGAACGCCCtggcccagcagcagcagggcaTCCTGCAGCAGGACTGGAGCGACCTCATGGCGGACCCCGAGGGCGTGCGGCGGGAGTACGAG CACTTCAAGCAGCACGAGCTGCTGAGCCAGGAGCAGAGCGTGAACCAGCTAGAGGACGACGGGGAGCGCATGGTGGAACTGGGGCACCCGGCTGTGGGGCCCATCCAG ACCCACCAGGAGGCCCTGAAGACGGCGTGGCAGAACTTTCTGAACCTGTGCATCTGCCAGGAGAGCCAGCTGCAGCATGTGGAGACGTATCGCCAG TTCCAGGAAGAGGCCGACTCCGTCAGCCAAACCCTGGCAAAGCTGAACTCCAGCCTGGACACCCAGTACAGCCCTGCCCCTGGGGGGCCCCCTGGCGCCCCCACAGAGCTGCTACAACAGCTGGAG GCAGAGAAGAAGCAGCTGGCTGTCGCTGAGAAGACCGTTGGGGACCTGCAGCGGCGGAGCCATCAGGTGGCCCCTCTGCAGCAGCGCAGGAACCCCCCCCAGCAGCCTCTGCCCGTGGACAGCATCTGCGACTGGGACTCAGAAGAA GTGCAGCTGCTGCGGGGTGAGCGGTACGTGTTGATGGACAACACCGACCAGCACACCTGGGTCGTGCAAGGCCCGGGTGGGGAGACCAAACGTGCCCCAGCCGCCTGCTTCTGCATCCCGGCTCCGGACCCTGAAGCCGTGGCCAGGGCCTCCAA GCTGGCCTCGGAGCTGCAGGCCCTGAAGCAGAAATTGGCCACAGTCCAGAGCCACCTGACGGCCAGCACTACACAGCCCTTACAGACTGGCCAGCAGG CTCCCGCTGGCTCAGCCCCAGAAGACCCACAGGCCCAGAAGCTCCTGACACAGATGACCCGACTGGATGGAGACCTAGGGCAAATAGAGAGGCAGGTGCTGGCCTGGGCCCGGGCCCCACTGAGCCGCACGGAACCACTGGAGGACCTGGAGGGCCGCATCCAAAGCCACAAG GGCACAGCCCAGCGGCTGCAGAGcctgggagcagagaaggaggcagcCCAGCAGGAGTGTGAAGCATTTCTGTCTGGCCAGCCCGTGGGCCCCGTGGCCCTGCACCTGCCTGTGGTCCTCAACAGCGTCAAGAACAAGTACAGTGATGTTCAGGTTCTCTGCAACCTCTACGGGGAGAA AGCCAGAGCTGCCCTGGGTCTGGAGCGGCAGATCCAGGACACGGAGAGGGTCATCCGAGACTTGGAATCTTCTGTGGCACAGgaggcccctctccctgccagccCAGGCGCGCTGCAGGAGAGGGTCAGCGAGCTGCAG cgcCTGCGGAGGGAGCTGCTGGAACAGCAGGCCTGCGTGCTGGGGCTGCACCGCGAGCTGAAGGCCACCGAGCATGCGTGCAGCACCCTGCAGAACAGCTTCCGCGAATTCTGCCAAGATCTGCCTCACCAGCAGCGCCAGGCGAGGGCCCTCACTGACCGCTACCATGCTGTGGGGGACCAGCTGGACCTGCG ggAGAAGATGTTGCAGGACGCCAGCCTCACCTACCAGCAGTTCAAGAACTGCAGGGACAACCTGAGCTTCTGGCTGGAGCACCTGCCCCACAACCAGGTGCGGCCCAGCGATGGGCCCAGCCAGGTGGCCTACAAGCTGCAGGCGCAGAAG AGGCTACAGCAGGAGATCCAGGGCCGAGAGCAGGACAGGGCCATGGCGTCCCGCCTCTCCCAGGACCTGCAGGCAGCCCTCCAG GACTACGCGTTGCAGGCAGATACCTACCGCTGCTCCCTGGAGACCACTCAGGCAGGGTCAGCCCCCAAGAGACCCCGAGTAGCTCCCCTGCAGGAGAGCATCCAGGCCCAG GAGAAGAACTTGACAAAGGCCTACACGGAGGTGGCAGCTGCATGCCAGCAGCAGCTGAACCAGCTGGAGTTTGCCAGAAGGATGCTCGAGAAG aAGGAGCTCAGTGAGGACATCCAGGTGACCCATGATGCACGGCAGGGGTCTGAGGGCCCAGCCCGAGCAGGGAAGGATTCCGAGGCCCTGAAGTcccagctggaggaggagaggaagcgGGTAGCTCAGGTGCAGCACGAGCTGGAGGAACAGAGGAACCGGCTGCTGCAGCTGAGGACCCAGCGGCCCTCGGAGAGGctggaagagaaggaagtggTGGAGTTCTACCGGGACCCCCAGCTGGAGAGCGACCTGTCCAGGGTGAAGTCCCAGGTGGACGATGAGGGCAAGAAGCGGGCCAGCCTGCAGGCGGACCTGGAGGCAGTGGCCCAGCAGGTGGTCCAGCTGGAGAGCCAGAGGAGGGCCATGCAGCCCCACCTGCTGACCAAGGAGGTCACCCAGATCGAGAGGGACCCTGACCTGGACGGCCAGGCGGCCCAGCTCGGCCGCGAGATCCAGCACCTGCGGGGACAGAACGCCACTGTCTCGGTCCGGCTGGAGGAGCTCAAGAAGGAGCTGCTGGCCCTGGAGAAGAAGGAGCCGAACGTGAAGGAGAAGGTTGTGGTGAAAGAGGTGGTCAAGGTGGAGAAGGACCTGGAGATGCTCAAGGCGGCCCAGGCCCTGAGGCTGCAGCTGGAAGAGGACACCGTGCGGAGGAAGGGCGCCGAGGAGGCCGTGGCCAAGCTGCGGGCTCGGCTCGGAGAGCTGGAGCGGGCCATCGGCGCCGTGGAGCCCAAGGTGATCGTGAAGGAGGTGAAGAAGGTGGAGCGGGACCCGGGCCTTCTCGAAGAGGCGGCGAGGCTGAGGAGCCTCCTCGAGGAGACCCGGAGCGAGAACGCGACCCTGGCGCGGGAGCTGGAGGAGCTGCGGGGAAGGCACGGCGCGGCGGAGAAGCAGAGGCCCAAAGTGGAGCTCCAGGAGCGCGTCCACGAGACCTTCCAGGTGGCTCCGGAGACGCAGCAGGAGATGGCGAGGCTCAGGGCCCAGCTGCAGGAGACCGCTGGCAAGAGGAGCCGCGCGGAGCAGGAGGTGGCGGCGCTGCTGCCCGACCTGGCGGCCCTGCGCGCCCAGAAGCCGGCGGTGGAGTACAAGGAGGTGACGCAGGAGGTGGTGAAACACGAGAGGAGCCCCGAGGTGCTGCGGGAAATCGACCACCTGAAGGCGCAGCTCAACGAGCTGGTCAACGGCGGCGGGCGGGCCCAGGAGCAGCTCATCCGCCTGCGGGGGGAGCGCGACGAGTGGAAGCGGGAGCGCTCCAAGGTGGAGACCAAGACGGTGAACAAGGAGGTGGTGCGCCACGAGAAGGACCCCGTCCTGGAGAAGGAGGCCGCGCGGCTGCGCCAGGAGGTGCGAGAAGCCGCGCAGAAGAGGCGGGCGGCCGAGGATGCGGTCTCCGAGCTGCAGAGTAAGTACCTGCTGCTGGAGAGGAGGCGGCCCGAGGAGAAGGTGGTGGTGCAGGAGGTGGTGGTCACCCGGAAGGACCCGAAGCTCCGCGAGGACCACGGCCGGCTGAGCCGGAGCCTGGACGAGGAGGCGGGCCGGCGGCGGCAGCTGGAGCGGGAAGTCCAGCAGCTGCAGGCTGGCGTGCAGGAGAAGGAGGGCCTGCTCGGCTTCCAGGAGGACCGGGGCAAGAAGCTGGCCGCGGAGAGGGAGCTGCGGCGGCTGAGCCTGAAGATCCGGGAGCTCGAGGAGCGGCCTCCTGTGCCGCAAGAGAAGATCATCATGGAGGAGGTGGTCAAGCTGGAGAAGGACCCGGACCTGGAGAAGTCCACGGAAGCCCTGCGGCAGGACCTGGACCAGGAGAAAGCCCGGGTGACGGGGCTGCATCGGGAGTGCAAGAACCTGAGGGTCCAGATCGACGTCCTCCAGACAACCAAAGCGCAAGAGAAGACCATCTACAAGGAGGTAATCCGGGTGGAGAAGGACCGGGTGCTGGAGGGTGAGCGGTCCCGGGCGTGGGAGGCGCTCAACAGGGAGCGTGCGGCCCGGCAGAGCCGGGAGGAGGAGGCGCGGCACCTGCGGGAGCGCATCGACAAGGCCGAGGCGCTGAGGAAGACGCGGGCCCGGGAGGAGGCCGAGCTGCAGAAGGGCCGGGACCAGGCGGCCCAGGAGCGAAGGCAGCTGCAGCAGGAGCTGCGGGAGctggagaagcagaagcagcagacGGTGCTGCATCTGCAGGAGGAGGCGCAGCTGCTCAGCCGGAGGACGGAGAGCGAGCGGCAGAAGGCCGCCCAGCGGGGCCAGGAGCTCTCGCAGCTCGAGGCGGCCATCCTCCGCGAGAAGGACCAGATCCACGAGAAGGAGAGGACCCTCCGGGACCTCCACGCCaaggtgagcagggaggagctCAACCAGGAGACCCAGACGCGAGAGACCAACCTTTCCACCAAGATCTCCATCTTGGAACCGGAGACGGGGAAGGACATGTCCCCATACGAGGCCTACAAGAAGGGCATCATCGATCGAGGCCAGTACCTTCAGCTACAGGAGCTCGAGTGTGACTGGGAGGAGGTCACCACCTCGGGCCCCTGTGGGGAGGAGTCCGTGCTCCTGGACCGCAAGAGCGGGAAGCAGTACTCCATCGAGGCCGCCCTGCGCTGTCGGCGCATCTCCAAGGAAGAGTACCATCTCTACAGGGACGGCCGCCTCCCCATCTCCGAGTTCGCTCTGCTCGTGGCGGGGGAGACCAAGCCCTGTTCCTCACTCTCCATCGGCTCCATCATCTCCAAGTCCCCCCTGGCCTCCCCAGCGCCCCAGGGCACCGGTTtcttctcccccagcctctctctcgGACTCGGCGATGACAGCTTCCCCATCGCCGGCATCTACGACACAACCACAGACAACAAATGCACCATCAAGACGGCAGTGGCCAAGAACATGCTGGACCCCATCACCGGGCAGAAGCTGCTGGAGGCCCAGGCGGCCACGGGGGGCATCATAGACCTCCTCAGCCGGGAGCGCTACTCCGTGCACAAGGCGATGGAGAGGGGGCTGATCGAGAACACCTCCACGCAGAGGCTGCTCAACGCCCAGAAGGCCTTCACGGGCATCGAGGATCCCGTCACCAAGAAGAGGCTGTCGGTGGGCGAGGCCGTCCAGAAGGGCTGGATGCCCCGGGAGAGCGTGCTCCCACACCTGCAGGTGCAGCACCTGACTGGGGGGCTCATCGACCCCAAGAGGACCGGCCGCATCCCGGTCCCGCAGGCGGTGCTCTCTGGAATGATCAGCGAGGAGCTGGCCCAGCTTCTGCAGGATGAGTCCGGCTATGAGAAGGATTTGACAGACCCCCTCTCCAAGGAGCGGATGAGCTATAAGGAGGCCATGGGGCGCTGCCGGAGAGACCCCCTGAGCGGCCTGCTGCTGCTCCCAGCTGCCCTGGAGGGGTACCGCTGCTACCGTGCCGCCTCCCCCTCGGTACTGCGCTCCCTGCCCCTGCGCTGA